The following proteins are encoded in a genomic region of Halorhodospira halophila:
- the xrtA gene encoding exosortase A: MDAETASAAGVGQRSAWKRHLAALAVAGLVLAVAFFPTYQSIVGIWSRSETFAHGFLIVPIVLFLVFRLRHELARVMPEVQPLALLPVLGLVLGWVLGALVDVDSVRHFAAVLLIPALVWLVLGNRVAWILVFPLAYLLFAVPFGDFLVPPLMDVTADFTVWAVQMSGIPVYREGLNFELPTGRWSVVEACSGVRYLIATLALGTLYAYLVYRSWTRRLLFVLASALVPIIANGLRAYMIVMIGHLSGMELAAGVDHLVYGWIFFGFVIALLFWIGTFWREDDPGDAQARRSARAADDVVAGEGPVPFRAGGRLWLVAVTGIALVGGGPLYAHWMHERDLGTVTGLQADGWAASGWEPAEMNAWLPGYRHARETASEKFVDDEGIPVGIHVGYYREQHRHGSMVGWENTLDGRDRDGWSRRAAGRGEVDGWTRPARYELSGPGERLLVWRWYWVDGHLTRSAHEVKFRESLSRLFGGRDDAALLVLYARYDADPAEVEPALRRYAEQALPRVLDTLEEVQRH; this comes from the coding sequence ATGGACGCTGAGACGGCCTCCGCCGCTGGCGTGGGCCAGCGCTCGGCCTGGAAGCGGCACCTGGCAGCGCTGGCGGTCGCCGGGCTGGTTCTGGCGGTGGCGTTCTTCCCTACGTACCAGTCCATTGTCGGGATCTGGTCGCGCTCGGAGACGTTTGCACACGGCTTTCTGATCGTGCCCATTGTGCTGTTCCTGGTCTTCCGGCTCCGTCACGAGCTGGCCCGGGTGATGCCCGAGGTTCAGCCGCTGGCGCTGCTGCCGGTCCTAGGGCTGGTGCTCGGTTGGGTCCTCGGGGCCCTGGTGGACGTGGATTCGGTCCGCCACTTCGCCGCCGTCCTGCTGATCCCGGCACTGGTCTGGCTTGTTTTAGGCAATCGGGTGGCCTGGATCCTGGTCTTCCCCTTGGCCTACCTGCTCTTCGCGGTGCCCTTTGGGGACTTCCTGGTCCCGCCGCTGATGGATGTCACCGCCGATTTCACGGTCTGGGCGGTGCAGATGAGCGGTATCCCCGTCTACCGGGAAGGGCTCAATTTCGAACTGCCCACCGGTCGCTGGTCGGTGGTCGAGGCTTGCAGTGGCGTGCGCTATTTGATCGCCACCCTCGCCCTGGGTACGCTCTACGCGTACCTGGTCTACCGCAGCTGGACGCGTCGGCTGCTGTTCGTCCTCGCCTCGGCGCTGGTGCCGATCATCGCCAACGGCCTACGCGCCTATATGATCGTGATGATCGGCCATCTCAGTGGCATGGAGCTGGCGGCTGGGGTCGATCACCTCGTCTACGGTTGGATCTTCTTCGGCTTCGTCATTGCGCTGCTCTTCTGGATCGGGACCTTCTGGCGGGAAGACGATCCGGGAGACGCACAAGCGCGGCGGAGTGCTCGGGCCGCTGACGATGTGGTGGCTGGGGAAGGTCCGGTGCCATTCCGCGCCGGTGGCCGGCTGTGGTTGGTGGCTGTGACTGGCATCGCCCTGGTGGGCGGCGGGCCCTTGTATGCGCACTGGATGCATGAGCGCGACCTGGGTACCGTGACCGGGCTCCAGGCCGACGGTTGGGCCGCCTCCGGCTGGGAACCGGCCGAGATGAACGCCTGGTTGCCGGGCTATCGCCACGCCCGGGAGACAGCGTCGGAGAAATTCGTCGATGACGAGGGGATCCCGGTGGGCATCCACGTGGGTTACTACCGGGAGCAGCACCGCCACGGCAGCATGGTCGGCTGGGAGAACACGCTGGATGGGCGCGATCGCGACGGTTGGAGCCGTCGGGCCGCTGGCCGGGGCGAGGTGGACGGGTGGACCCGGCCCGCTCGGTATGAGCTCTCCGGCCCGGGCGAGCGGCTGCTGGTCTGGCGCTGGTACTGGGTGGATGGGCATCTGACGCGTAGCGCCCACGAGGTCAAGTTCCGCGAGTCCCTGTCGAGGCTGTTCGGCGGTCGGGACGACGCCGCGCTGCTGGTCCTCTACGCGCGCTACGATGCCGACCCTGCAGAGGTGGAGCCTGCCCTGCGACGTTACGCCGAGCAGGCGCTGCCCCGGGTGCTCGATACCCTTGAGGAGGTGCAGCGGCATTGA
- a CDS encoding TIGR03087 family PEP-CTERM/XrtA system glycosyltransferase codes for MGDILFLVHRLPWPPNKGDKIRSYHVLRHLARHHRVHLGTFVDDPADWPYLEQVQACCADICARPLPRRRAQLRALSGLLSGEPLTLPWYRDRGLARWVRRIHEAVPLTAVVVFSSSMGQYLPEGDDGPVRVVDFVDIDSDKWRQYAQRRAWPMASVFAREARRLLDYERRLAAASDASVFVSPSEAEAFRGLAPEAAAAVVPMGNGVDTGYFDPGAVGPSPYPEGQRPLVLTGAMDYWPNVDAACWFAREVLPRVRAQEPTAHFYIVGSRPAPALAALDGQPGVTVTGFVDDVRPWIGHAAVAVAPLRVARGIQNKVLEAMALARPVIASPEALEGLQVDLDAEVVRAAAEPGVMAEAVCRQLAADSEEIGAAARRRILQDYTWERQLTRLDQLLAGGTRAGVPMEEVSAVGVSHGR; via the coding sequence GTGGGGGATATCCTCTTTTTGGTGCACCGGCTGCCGTGGCCGCCGAACAAGGGCGACAAGATCCGCTCCTACCATGTCCTGCGCCACCTGGCCCGCCACCACCGGGTGCACCTGGGGACCTTCGTGGACGATCCGGCGGACTGGCCGTACCTGGAGCAGGTACAGGCGTGTTGCGCCGATATCTGCGCCCGTCCCTTGCCCCGCCGCCGGGCCCAGTTGCGGGCGTTGAGCGGTCTGCTCAGTGGCGAGCCGCTGACGCTGCCCTGGTACCGGGACCGGGGGTTGGCGCGCTGGGTTCGCCGGATCCACGAGGCGGTTCCGCTCACCGCGGTGGTGGTGTTTTCCTCTTCTATGGGCCAGTACCTGCCTGAGGGGGACGACGGGCCGGTGCGGGTGGTCGATTTCGTCGACATCGACTCGGACAAGTGGCGGCAGTACGCCCAGCGGCGGGCGTGGCCGATGGCCTCGGTCTTTGCCCGGGAGGCGCGGCGGCTGCTGGACTACGAGCGGCGCCTGGCCGCGGCCAGCGATGCCAGCGTCTTCGTCTCGCCGTCGGAGGCGGAGGCGTTCCGCGGTCTGGCCCCGGAGGCGGCGGCCGCCGTCGTGCCGATGGGCAACGGGGTGGATACGGGGTACTTCGATCCGGGGGCGGTCGGTCCGAGTCCGTACCCCGAGGGGCAGCGGCCGCTGGTGCTCACCGGGGCCATGGACTACTGGCCCAACGTCGACGCCGCCTGCTGGTTTGCCCGGGAGGTCCTGCCGCGGGTGCGGGCGCAGGAGCCGACGGCCCACTTCTATATCGTCGGCAGCCGTCCGGCCCCGGCGCTGGCCGCCCTCGACGGGCAGCCCGGTGTCACGGTGACGGGCTTTGTCGATGACGTGCGGCCGTGGATCGGGCACGCGGCCGTGGCCGTGGCGCCGCTGCGGGTGGCGCGGGGTATCCAGAACAAGGTGCTGGAGGCCATGGCGCTGGCACGGCCGGTGATTGCCTCGCCGGAGGCGCTGGAGGGGCTGCAGGTGGATCTGGACGCCGAGGTGGTCCGCGCGGCCGCGGAGCCCGGGGTGATGGCCGAGGCCGTCTGCCGTCAGCTGGCGGCAGACAGTGAGGAGATCGGCGCGGCGGCTCGGCGGCGAATCCTGCAAGACTATACCTGGGAGCGGCAATTGACGCGGCTCGATCAGTTGCTGGCCGGCGGTACGCGCGCCGGCGTGCCGATGGAGGAGGTTTCTGCGGTGGGGGTGAGCCATGGACGCTGA
- a CDS encoding FemAB family XrtA/PEP-CTERM system-associated protein: MAVRVAALEDGDEARWDAFVLRSSEATFFHRSGWARVLREVFGHATQYLFAERDGEVVGVLPLARVRSWLFGDALVSTPFCVYGGLAAADEEARAALDEEAQRRAESLGVEHLEYRHRVPVHTDWPRRDDLYATFRKAMEPDEEANFQAIPRKQRRMVRQGIKAGLQADWETDLDRFHDIYARSVHRLGTPVFPRRYFHALAEVFGDDCRVVTVRREGRPVTSVLNFYFRDEVLPYYGGGLDEAREVAGYDFLYWEVMRRACAEGYQLFDFGRSKRDTGAYHFKRNWGFEPQPLTYEYRLYKRPDVPDHNPLNPRYQRAIRIWQRLPLAVANRLGPLVVRNLG, encoded by the coding sequence ATGGCAGTGCGCGTAGCAGCGCTGGAGGACGGGGACGAGGCCCGCTGGGATGCCTTCGTACTGCGCTCGTCCGAGGCCACCTTCTTCCATCGCAGCGGCTGGGCGCGGGTCCTACGGGAGGTCTTCGGCCATGCCACGCAGTACCTCTTTGCCGAGCGCGACGGCGAGGTGGTAGGGGTCCTGCCGCTGGCCCGGGTGCGCAGCTGGCTCTTTGGGGACGCCTTGGTCTCCACCCCCTTCTGTGTTTACGGGGGCCTGGCTGCGGCCGACGAGGAGGCCCGCGCCGCGCTGGATGAGGAGGCGCAGCGGCGCGCGGAATCCCTCGGGGTGGAGCACCTGGAGTACCGCCACCGGGTTCCGGTCCATACCGACTGGCCGCGGCGGGACGACCTCTACGCCACCTTCCGCAAGGCGATGGAGCCGGACGAGGAGGCGAACTTTCAGGCCATCCCGCGCAAGCAACGGCGTATGGTCCGCCAAGGCATCAAGGCGGGGTTGCAGGCGGACTGGGAGACGGATCTGGATCGTTTCCACGATATCTATGCGCGCAGCGTCCACCGCCTGGGGACCCCGGTCTTCCCGCGCCGCTACTTCCACGCCCTTGCCGAGGTCTTTGGCGACGACTGCCGGGTGGTGACCGTCCGCCGCGAGGGCCGCCCGGTGACCAGTGTGCTCAACTTCTACTTCCGCGACGAGGTGCTTCCCTACTACGGGGGCGGGCTTGACGAGGCTAGGGAGGTGGCCGGCTACGACTTCCTCTATTGGGAGGTCATGCGACGGGCCTGCGCCGAGGGGTATCAACTCTTCGATTTTGGACGCAGCAAACGGGATACCGGCGCCTATCACTTCAAGCGCAACTGGGGGTTCGAGCCCCAGCCGCTGACCTACGAGTATCGGCTCTATAAACGACCGGATGTGCCGGATCACAATCCGCTCAACCCCCGCTATCAGCGGGCCATCCGGATCTGGCAGCGGCTACCCCTGGCGGTGGCCAATCGACTCGGACCGCTGGTGGTCCGCAACCTCGGCTGA
- a CDS encoding XrtA system polysaccharide deacetylase, which yields MQARGQVRANALTVDVEDYFQVLAMAPYVRRDQWDRWPCRVEASMDRLLQLCADHRVYGTFFTLGWVAERYPHIVRRIVAAGHELASHGYGHERVWEMGPRAFREDLLRARQLLEDIGGVAVTGYRAPAFSIGPRTPWAREILLETGHTYSSSVYPIRHDHYGEPDAPRQAHWPDGPGGLLEIPPATLRVFGRHLPAGGGGYFRLLPYRASRGALRWISQVEGQPAVFYIHPWELDAEQPRIPGIDLRTRFRHYLNLGRTEERLRCLFRDLSWDRMDRVFAAELAGSRDWPAGQEVAAQAV from the coding sequence ATGCAAGCCCGCGGACAAGTCCGGGCCAACGCCCTGACCGTGGATGTCGAGGACTATTTCCAGGTTCTGGCCATGGCGCCCTACGTGCGCCGCGACCAGTGGGATCGCTGGCCGTGCCGGGTCGAGGCGAGCATGGATCGGCTGCTGCAGCTCTGCGCCGATCACCGGGTCTATGGCACGTTCTTCACCCTCGGCTGGGTGGCGGAACGTTACCCTCACATCGTCCGACGCATCGTGGCCGCCGGGCACGAGCTGGCCAGCCACGGCTACGGCCATGAGCGCGTTTGGGAGATGGGTCCCCGGGCCTTTCGCGAGGACCTGCTGCGGGCCCGGCAGTTGCTTGAGGATATCGGCGGGGTGGCCGTGACCGGGTATCGGGCGCCGGCGTTCTCCATCGGGCCGCGGACCCCCTGGGCCCGGGAGATCCTGCTGGAGACCGGACACACTTACAGCTCCAGTGTCTACCCCATCCGCCACGATCACTACGGGGAGCCCGATGCGCCGCGCCAGGCCCACTGGCCGGATGGCCCCGGCGGTCTGTTGGAGATCCCACCGGCGACGTTGCGGGTCTTCGGTCGGCACCTGCCGGCGGGCGGTGGCGGGTATTTCCGCTTGCTCCCGTACCGCGCGTCGCGCGGTGCGCTGCGCTGGATCAGCCAGGTGGAGGGCCAGCCGGCGGTCTTCTACATCCACCCTTGGGAGCTGGATGCCGAGCAGCCGCGCATCCCCGGGATCGATCTGCGCACCCGGTTCCGCCACTACCTGAACCTGGGGCGTACCGAGGAGCGGCTGCGGTGCCTGTTCCGGGATTTGTCCTGGGATCGCATGGATCGCGTGTTCGCCGCCGAGCTGGCCGGCTCGCGGGACTGGCCGGCGGGCCAGGAAGTCGCGGCACAGGCGGTCTGA
- a CDS encoding XrtA/PEP-CTERM system-associated ATPase, with amino-acid sequence MYEDFYGLRDKPFALSPDPRFFYASKGHRRAMAYLEYGVQQGEGFIVITGEVGAGKTTLARSLLGGIVDRPLVAAHLVSTRLSADNLLRLVCLAFGIEDPPENKADQLRALEAYLVRIRGRGQRALLVVDEAQNLGDAAVEELRMLSNFQGEEGGPLLQSFLLGQPEFRRLMRSENMQQLRQRVIATYHLGPMDEEDTRAYIEHRLREVGWTDDPSFSEGAWQRIYDYTRGIPRRINTLCDRLLLMGYLEECHEFSVREVQSVIDEVEADLGEAQADDTAAADTPGQGEGNGAAVESATLDQRLQRLERYLGFTYRQVQQVLTVHREDYQRLDQRLERMERYLVSNYRLARQIGSTVKRMLGVRNEAE; translated from the coding sequence ATGTACGAAGACTTTTACGGTCTGCGCGACAAGCCGTTCGCCCTCAGCCCCGACCCCCGTTTCTTCTATGCCAGCAAGGGCCATCGCCGTGCCATGGCCTACCTCGAGTACGGGGTCCAGCAGGGCGAGGGCTTTATCGTCATCACCGGCGAGGTGGGGGCCGGCAAGACCACCCTGGCGCGCAGCCTGCTCGGCGGCATCGTGGACCGCCCCTTGGTCGCCGCCCATTTGGTGAGCACGCGCCTGAGCGCCGACAACCTCCTGCGCCTGGTCTGCCTGGCCTTCGGCATCGAGGACCCGCCGGAGAATAAGGCCGATCAGCTGCGCGCCCTGGAGGCGTACTTGGTCCGCATCCGCGGCCGCGGTCAGCGCGCGTTGCTGGTGGTCGATGAGGCGCAGAACCTGGGCGATGCGGCGGTGGAGGAGCTGCGCATGCTCTCCAACTTCCAGGGCGAGGAGGGCGGACCGCTGCTGCAGAGCTTCCTGCTCGGCCAGCCGGAGTTCCGCCGCCTGATGCGCAGCGAGAACATGCAGCAGCTGCGCCAGCGGGTTATCGCCACCTACCACCTGGGCCCCATGGACGAGGAGGACACCCGGGCGTACATCGAGCACCGCCTGCGGGAGGTGGGGTGGACCGATGACCCGAGCTTTTCGGAGGGCGCCTGGCAACGGATCTACGACTACACTCGAGGTATCCCCCGGCGGATCAATACGCTGTGCGACCGGCTTTTGCTGATGGGGTATCTCGAGGAGTGCCACGAGTTCTCGGTGCGCGAGGTCCAGTCGGTCATCGATGAAGTGGAGGCGGATCTTGGCGAAGCCCAGGCGGACGACACCGCCGCTGCGGACACGCCGGGTCAGGGCGAGGGCAACGGCGCCGCTGTCGAGTCGGCGACCCTGGATCAGCGGCTGCAGCGCCTGGAGCGCTACCTGGGCTTTACCTATCGACAAGTTCAGCAGGTCCTGACCGTTCACCGAGAGGATTACCAGCGGCTCGATCAGCGTCTGGAGCGCATGGAGCGCTATCTGGTCTCGAACTATCGGCTGGCCCGGCAGATCGGTAGCACCGTCAAGCGCATGCTGGGGGTCCGCAACGAGGCGGAGTGA
- a CDS encoding TIGR03016 family PEP-CTERM system-associated outer membrane protein, producing the protein MLIPGGAAASTEWTFTPRMTIGQEWTDNADFAPRGGEESDFITLVRPSFTLTGEGARAQLNLNYSWNNRFYWDDSDRDSSTHNLSGSGNAELVRESIFVDGSIRRSVRAESAFDPVTPRDQEETTRYRISPYWVWRIGRFADHELRYVFDEARYHRSDREPQQVHRVRYRLDSGPMFGRTFWQLSSERTWDRFDDPARAKVDRFFNEATLGYQVTPSLRTSVSGGDGWNRVEDQPRRDTQNWRVNADWGVTRNTQLQGSYGQFKDEIDDEDETNRREQRSLSLVHQAPRSTWRLSYSEARTDGLARAADFARAEVDPFPGAEESGVVDVFEFFEPREDEALTFTETWRGSWDYSTGPNTFRIQISRRKTDQDFELDSEAIRTRTVAVDDDLIPVAQGLIDAERLTDVVDRDWRVTGSWSWAFGARTQANLRGTLRRLEGSTLQVIEVPNGEESFDVAEQERETDEWRVSLGLSRSIGRRTSGNLDFSHRQSRQQVDDQDDVRRRENRISARLTMEF; encoded by the coding sequence GTGCTGATCCCGGGGGGTGCTGCGGCGAGCACGGAGTGGACGTTCACCCCGCGCATGACCATCGGTCAGGAGTGGACCGACAACGCCGATTTCGCGCCGCGCGGAGGGGAGGAGTCGGATTTCATCACCCTGGTGCGGCCGAGTTTTACGCTCACCGGCGAAGGTGCCCGGGCGCAGCTCAATCTCAACTACAGCTGGAACAATCGCTTCTACTGGGACGATAGCGACCGCGACAGCAGCACCCACAATCTGTCCGGCAGCGGCAACGCCGAACTGGTGCGGGAGTCGATCTTCGTGGACGGATCGATCCGCCGCAGCGTGCGCGCCGAGTCCGCTTTTGACCCGGTGACCCCGCGGGATCAAGAGGAGACCACCCGTTACCGCATCAGCCCCTACTGGGTCTGGCGGATCGGCCGCTTCGCGGACCACGAACTGCGTTACGTCTTCGATGAGGCTCGCTATCACCGCTCGGACCGCGAGCCGCAGCAGGTCCACCGGGTGCGCTATCGCCTCGACAGCGGCCCCATGTTCGGCCGGACCTTCTGGCAGCTCAGCTCGGAGCGTACCTGGGACCGCTTCGATGACCCGGCGCGGGCCAAGGTAGATCGCTTCTTCAATGAGGCCACGCTGGGCTACCAGGTCACCCCCTCGCTGCGCACAAGCGTCTCCGGCGGCGATGGCTGGAATCGAGTGGAGGATCAGCCGCGCCGTGATACCCAGAACTGGCGGGTCAACGCCGACTGGGGCGTCACCCGCAACACACAGCTGCAGGGGAGTTACGGGCAATTCAAGGATGAGATCGACGACGAAGATGAGACCAACCGTCGCGAGCAGCGGTCGCTGAGTCTGGTTCATCAGGCGCCGCGCTCGACCTGGCGACTTTCGTACTCCGAGGCGCGCACCGACGGGCTAGCACGTGCCGCTGATTTCGCTCGTGCGGAGGTGGACCCGTTCCCTGGTGCCGAGGAATCTGGCGTTGTTGATGTTTTTGAATTTTTTGAGCCTAGAGAGGATGAAGCGCTTACTTTTACTGAGACATGGCGCGGCAGCTGGGATTATTCGACCGGACCCAACACGTTCCGCATACAGATCTCCCGGCGCAAGACGGATCAGGATTTCGAGTTGGATAGCGAGGCGATTAGGACTAGGACGGTAGCGGTCGACGACGATTTGATTCCCGTAGCCCAGGGATTGATTGATGCAGAAAGGTTAACGGATGTCGTCGATCGGGACTGGAGGGTGACGGGCAGCTGGAGCTGGGCCTTTGGTGCGCGGACGCAGGCCAATCTGCGCGGGACTCTGCGTCGCTTGGAGGGGAGTACGCTTCAAGTCATCGAGGTGCCAAATGGCGAGGAGTCATTTGATGTGGCGGAGCAGGAGCGAGAAACGGACGAGTGGCGGGTCTCGCTGGGACTCTCGCGCTCCATCGGACGCCGGACCAGCGGTAACCTCGACTTCAGCCACCGGCAAAGCCGCCAGCAGGTTGACGACCAGGACGACGTACGCCGCCGCGAAAACCGAATCAGCGCCCGGCTGACCATGGAGTTCTGA
- a CDS encoding XrtA-associated tyrosine autokinase gives MSIIERALEKRRGKQPQRAVGEEADEGQELQGAAEQASGARGDEAAGAVSASPAQPTAARRRGAGESTIDRPADRTIDYGWLRHQGIHVPGDGRSGLEEEFRLIKRPLLDNAFGRHGTPMVDGGRLMMVTSAIPGEGKTFTTINLALSMALEVDRTVLLVDADVARPSVPRALGFEADLGLMDVLTDPDVSLPDVLLRTDIPDLTVLGAGRPHGRSTELLASQAMSDLLAEIHARYPDRIILFDSPPLLSASEPSVLARQMGQVLLVVEAESTAQTAVTRAAELLEGCDVVLTMLNKATGFGGLGYGGYSYGGYGGYGAYASEVQRGAATGSGGRVAEGG, from the coding sequence ATGAGCATAATCGAGCGGGCGCTGGAGAAGCGGCGGGGCAAGCAGCCCCAGCGCGCGGTGGGCGAAGAAGCGGACGAGGGTCAGGAGCTGCAGGGGGCTGCGGAGCAGGCCTCGGGTGCCCGCGGGGACGAAGCAGCCGGTGCGGTTTCGGCGAGCCCGGCTCAGCCGACCGCGGCCCGCCGCAGGGGCGCCGGTGAGTCGACGATTGACCGCCCTGCGGATCGGACCATCGATTACGGCTGGCTGCGCCATCAGGGCATCCACGTCCCCGGCGATGGCCGCAGCGGGCTGGAAGAGGAGTTCCGGCTGATCAAGCGGCCGCTGCTGGATAACGCCTTCGGCCGGCACGGCACGCCAATGGTCGATGGGGGGCGGCTGATGATGGTTACCAGTGCGATTCCCGGGGAGGGTAAAACCTTCACCACCATCAACCTGGCCCTGAGCATGGCGCTGGAGGTGGACCGGACGGTGCTGCTGGTTGATGCTGATGTGGCGCGTCCCAGCGTGCCGCGGGCGCTGGGGTTTGAGGCCGACCTCGGCCTGATGGATGTGCTGACGGACCCCGATGTCAGCCTGCCCGACGTGCTCCTGCGCACGGATATCCCCGATCTGACCGTCCTCGGCGCCGGTCGGCCCCACGGCCGGTCCACGGAGTTGCTGGCCAGTCAAGCCATGTCCGACCTGCTAGCAGAGATCCACGCCCGCTACCCCGATCGGATCATCCTGTTCGATTCCCCGCCGCTGCTCTCGGCCAGTGAGCCCAGTGTGCTGGCCCGCCAGATGGGACAGGTGCTGCTGGTGGTCGAGGCCGAGAGCACGGCGCAGACGGCGGTGACCCGGGCTGCTGAACTGCTGGAAGGCTGTGACGTGGTACTGACCATGCTCAACAAGGCGACGGGCTTCGGTGGGCTGGGTTACGGCGGCTACAGCTACGGCGGCTATGGCGGGTACGGCGCCTACGCCAGCGAGGTCCAACGGGGCGCTGCAACCGGATCCGGCGGCCGTGTCGCTGAGGGGGGCTAG
- a CDS encoding XrtA system polysaccharide chain length determinant, which translates to MEQVVQEILHQLRATWRRRWWILPIAWLVCIPGWAYIHTIPDTYQASSEVYVDTDSVLDPLLSGMAVRPDSEQRMSMMTSTLLSRDNLREIAREADLDVLLGRDDLDAVVGSLRGIDLRGRDENIYTISFSHRDPEVAYRVVRETGNLFMERGLGDPRGDLVSSREFIENQLGRYAEELRAKEEEIEQFRREHSEVLVAGGDFYSRLEAERESLEEAEFELDQARSQYEHLVAQLEGDGDQPGLMQPRQYENPELDRRISNLESELDEMRRQYTDAHPDVKHTRRVLEDLREEREQQAAEFSEQLLASPVDRVGLGDADNPLQMDLAEAESRVASLETRVDERQARVDELEAMADDVPEIQSDYNRLTRDYEALQSSYDQLRDRLEQAVLAGEIETGTDSVDFRVLEPPQQPGSPAAPNRPLLASAVLFLGLAAGTGFAFLLAQIRGTVASPGKLGELASRPVVGQISRVRTPAHRRRRRMEMVVFFSATSALFVAYGVVVGIVFT; encoded by the coding sequence ATGGAGCAGGTCGTCCAGGAAATCCTGCATCAACTGAGAGCGACCTGGCGCCGGCGGTGGTGGATCCTGCCCATCGCCTGGCTCGTCTGCATCCCGGGTTGGGCCTACATCCACACCATCCCGGATACCTACCAGGCCTCCAGCGAGGTCTACGTCGATACCGATTCGGTGCTGGACCCGTTGCTCAGCGGCATGGCGGTGCGCCCGGATTCCGAGCAGCGGATGAGTATGATGACCAGCACCCTGCTCAGTCGGGATAATCTCCGGGAGATTGCCCGAGAGGCGGATCTCGACGTCCTGCTGGGTCGGGACGATCTGGACGCCGTGGTCGGAAGCCTGCGCGGCATCGATCTGCGCGGGCGGGATGAGAACATCTACACCATCTCCTTCTCGCACCGGGATCCCGAGGTGGCCTACCGCGTGGTGCGCGAGACCGGCAACCTCTTCATGGAGCGGGGGCTGGGCGATCCCCGTGGGGACCTGGTGAGTTCCCGGGAGTTCATCGAGAACCAGCTCGGGCGGTACGCCGAGGAGTTGCGGGCCAAGGAGGAGGAGATCGAGCAGTTCCGGCGCGAGCACTCGGAGGTGCTGGTCGCCGGTGGGGACTTCTACAGCCGCCTGGAGGCGGAGCGGGAGAGCCTGGAAGAGGCCGAATTCGAGCTCGACCAGGCACGGAGCCAGTACGAGCACCTTGTGGCTCAGCTTGAGGGCGATGGCGACCAGCCTGGGTTGATGCAGCCGCGTCAATACGAGAATCCGGAGCTTGATCGTCGGATCAGCAACCTGGAATCCGAGTTGGACGAGATGCGCCGTCAGTACACGGACGCGCACCCGGACGTGAAACACACGCGGCGGGTCCTTGAGGATTTGCGGGAGGAGCGCGAGCAGCAGGCGGCGGAATTCAGCGAGCAGCTGCTGGCCTCGCCGGTGGATCGGGTGGGCCTGGGGGACGCCGACAATCCCTTGCAGATGGATCTGGCCGAGGCGGAGAGCCGGGTCGCTTCGCTGGAGACCCGCGTCGACGAGCGCCAGGCGCGGGTCGATGAGCTGGAGGCCATGGCCGATGACGTCCCGGAGATCCAGTCCGATTACAATCGACTGACGCGGGATTACGAAGCCCTGCAGAGCAGTTATGATCAGCTCCGGGATCGCTTGGAGCAGGCGGTACTGGCCGGGGAGATCGAGACCGGCACCGATTCGGTGGACTTTCGGGTGCTGGAACCCCCGCAGCAGCCGGGAAGCCCGGCGGCGCCCAACCGGCCGTTGCTCGCCAGTGCGGTGCTCTTCTTGGGGCTGGCTGCGGGGACCGGTTTCGCCTTCCTGCTAGCGCAGATCCGCGGGACCGTGGCTTCGCCGGGCAAGCTGGGCGAGCTTGCCAGCCGGCCGGTGGTCGGGCAGATCAGTCGGGTGCGGACGCCGGCCCATCGGCGGCGCCGGCGTATGGAGATGGTGGTGTTTTTCTCGGCAACCAGCGCGCTCTTTGTGGCCTATGGTGTAGTGGTCGGGATCGTCTTTACCTAG
- a CDS encoding PilZ domain-containing protein: MSHIKVAEELADFWWPLLKEQPWDRWPGSLEEIHEQIYQDVATISSYRSLSRLLIAELIDRAGAPPVKNRAQATIYTQSATPRHRELLIGTPYLDILYPSERPSRPDASPQQPASTATSERRRLPRHRVRAQGSLHAHQTEIPCEIRDLSRLGAQIRVEQPERIGRPLAPRDIVRIRMSGRRPRPARVAYVGQKAYGLEFIGPPT; the protein is encoded by the coding sequence ATGTCACACATCAAAGTCGCCGAGGAGCTTGCCGATTTCTGGTGGCCCTTGCTGAAGGAGCAGCCCTGGGACCGGTGGCCCGGCTCGCTGGAAGAGATCCATGAGCAGATCTATCAGGACGTGGCGACAATCAGCAGCTACCGCAGCCTGTCGCGCCTGCTGATTGCGGAACTGATCGATCGGGCCGGGGCGCCTCCGGTCAAAAACCGCGCGCAGGCAACCATCTATACCCAGTCGGCAACACCCAGACACCGGGAACTGCTCATCGGTACCCCGTATCTGGACATCCTCTACCCATCAGAGCGCCCATCCAGGCCCGACGCTTCCCCGCAGCAACCAGCGTCCACCGCGACGTCAGAGCGTCGGCGGCTGCCTAGGCACCGGGTCCGTGCCCAAGGGAGCCTTCATGCTCACCAAACCGAGATCCCGTGCGAGATACGGGACCTTTCCCGCCTGGGAGCCCAAATCCGGGTCGAGCAGCCAGAGCGGATCGGTCGACCACTCGCACCGCGGGATATCGTCCGCATCCGCATGAGCGGCCGCCGGCCCCGACCCGCCCGAGTCGCTTACGTTGGGCAAAAAGCCTACGGATTGGAGTTTATTGGCCCGCCGACGTGA